A stretch of Plasmodium knowlesi strain H genome assembly, chromosome: 1 DNA encodes these proteins:
- a CDS encoding chloroquine resistance transporter, putative — MKILKKKKKGNQQIVPDERYRELDSHAPNENEIADEAPMSRKILYYLKLVYHEIRENITIYLLIILYLCVCVMNKIMAKRTLKKIGNYSFVTSETHNTICMVVFFSLYFIFGRRVTSAKERHQNFGLQFLLISLLDACSVIIAFIGLTRTTGNIQSFVMQLSIPINMFFCFLILRYRYHLFNYVGASIIVLTIAIVEFILSFETQEENSIVFNLVLIASLIPMSFSNMTREIVFKKYKINILRLNAVVSFFQIFTSCLMLPMYTLPFLKQINLPFSEIGTNIKNGFRCLILGQNTIVENCGLGMAKMCDDCEGAWKTFLAYSFFNICDNLITSFIIDKFSTMTYTIVSCIQGPAIAIAYYFKFLAGDAVMKPRVLDFVTLFGYLFGSIIYRVGNIILEKKKMMEAGNDDDSEGELTNAESIITQ, encoded by the exons ATGAAGAtcttgaaaaagaagaaaaaggggaaccaACAAATAGTTCCCGATGAACGTTACCGGGAGTTGGATAGCCACGCACCAAATGAGA ATGAAATAGCAGATGAAGCCCCCATGAGCAGAAAAATCCTCTATTATTTGAAACTGGTTTACCATGAAATACGAGAAAACATTACCATTTATCTCCTCATTATCCTATACCtctgtgtatgtgtaatgaataaaattatggCAAAGAGGacactgaaaaaaattgggaacTACAGTTTTGTAACTTCGGAGACACACAATACCATATGCATGGTcgtcttcttttccttgtattttatttttggtcGCCGGGTCACATCTGCCAAG GAGAGACACCAAAACTTTGGGCTTCAATTTTTGCTGATTTCGTTACTGGACGCCTGCTCAGTTATCATTGCATTTATAG GCCTCACAAGAACCACTGGAAACATTCAGTCCTTCGTCATGCAGCTCAGCATTCCGATAAATATGTTTTTCTGCTTTCTGATTTTACGATACAG ATACCACCTGTTCAATTACGTTGGTGCATCCATCATTGTACTGACCATCGCTATTGTGGAGTTTATACTGTCTTTCGAAACGCAGGAAGAGAATTCCATCGTGTTTAACCTCGTGTTGATTGCCTCATTGATT CCGATGAGTTTTTCCAACATGACCAGAGAAATCGTCTTCAAGAAGTACAAGATAAATATCCTGCGCCTAAAC GCCGTggtttctttcttccaaataTTCACCTCCTGTCTGATGCTTCCGATGTACACCCTTCCGTTTTTGAAGCAAA TCAATTTGCCCTTCTCGGAAATCGGAACGAATATAAAAAACGGATTTAGATGTTTGATACTTGGACAAAACACTATTGTGGAG AACTGTGGATTGGGAATGGCCAAGATGTGCGACGATTGTGAAGGAGCATGG AAAACATTCCTAGcgtattcctttttcaatATTTGCGATAATTTAATCACCAGCTTT ATAATAGATAAATTTTCGACCATGACCTACACCATCGTCAGTTGTATACAAGGACCAGCAATAGCAATCGCTTACTACTTTAAATTCCTTGCG ggAGACGCTGTTATGAAACCCCGAGTGTTGGACTTTGTCACTTTG TTTGGCTACCTCTTCGGATCAATCATTTACCGCGTTGGAAATATAATTCTTGAAA aaaaaaaaatgatggaagCTGGCAATGATGACGACTCAGAGGGAGAGCTAACAAATGCCGAATCGATAATAACACAATGA